The segment GCattatacaggcatacctcagagccCAGAGATATTGTAGGCACAGTTCCAGACTATCACgataaagcaaatattgtaaaaaaaaaaaatcatataattttttttgtttcctagtgcatataaaagttgcCTTTACACTGTACTGTAGTCTGTTAAGTGCACAATAGCATTAggtctaaaaaatgtacataccttaaaaacacttcattgctaaaaaatgctaatgattatctgagcTTTCAGCAAGTGGTactctttttgctggtggagagtcCTTGTTTGATATTGATGGCTGTTGATCAAGCTGTTGGTTGCTGAAAGCTGATGTGgctatggcaatttcttaaaataagacaatgaaccgggcgtggtggctcacgcttgtaatcccagcactttgggaggctgaggcgggcggatcacctgaggtcaggagttcgagaccagcctgaccaacatagagaaaccccgtctctactaaaaatacaaaatcagctgggcatggtggcgcatacctgtaatcccagctactcgggaggctgaggcaggagaattgcttgaacccgggaggcggaggttgcagtgagccgagatcacgccactgcactccaccctgggctcgaaactccatctcaaaaaacaaaaacaaaacaaacaaacaaaaaataaggcaATGAAGTTTGCTACATCAACTGACTGTTCCTTTcacaaaaaatatttctgtagcatgcaatgctatttgatagcattttaccctcagtagaacttctttcaaaattggagtcaattggccgggtgtggtggctcatgcctgtaatcccagcactttgggaggccggggtgggtggatcacctgaggacaggagttcaagaccagcctgaccaacatggtgaaaccccatatctactgaaaatgcaaaaattagccaggcgtggtggtgcacacctgtaatcccagctactcgggaggctgaagcaggaaaatcgcctgaacccaggcggcagaggttgcagtgagctgagattgcaccattgccctgCAGGctaggcagcaagagtgaaactccatctcagaaaaaaaaaaaaaatggagttaattctctcaaaccctgtcactgctttatcaactaaattgatgtaatattctaaatcctttgttgtcatttcaccaatgttcacagcatcttcatcagCAGTAcattctatctcaagaaaccactttctttgctcattcataagaagcaactcttcattcgagtttgatcatgagattgcagcaatttagtTCCATCTTAAGGCCCACTTCTAATTGTAGTTTTCTTGCTGTTTATACCATacctgcagttacttcctccactgaaatctTGACCCCCTCAAAGTTATCCATGaaagttggaatcaacttcttcaaaACTTCtgttcatgttgatattttgacctccacCCATGAATAATGAATGTTCTCACTGCCATCTAGAATAGTGAATCCTTTCAGAAGCTTttaaatttactttgcccagatccatcagaagaatcactatctgtggcagctatagccttacaaaatgtatttttaaaatagtaagacttgaaagctgcagaatggatgttgtgttgtGGGCATtgaaacaacattaatctccttgtacatctaaATCAGAACTCTCGGGTGACTAGGTACattgtcagtgagcagtaatattaggaaaggaatctttttttctgagctgtATGTCTCAACAGTGGGTTTAAAATATACAAGAGActgtgctgtaaacagatgtgctgtcatccaggctttgttgttccactaATGAAGCACAGGCAGAGtcgatttagcataattcttgagTGCCCTAGTATTGTAGGGAAGGTAAATGactattggcttcaacttcaaggcACCAGCTGCATTAGTTCCTAACAAGAGACtcagcctgttctttgaagccaggcattgacttctcttctcTATCTTTGAAAGTCCTagattgaaaatctgttgtttagtgtagacaccttcatcagtgatcttaacTAGGTCttttggataacttgctgcagcttttcCATCAGCACTTTCCACTTCACCTTGACTTTTATGTTCTGGAAACAGTTTCTTTCCTTAAACTGCATGAACCAACCTTTGCTAGCTTTAAAcctttcttctgcagctttctcatGTTTCTCAGCCTTGATAGAATtgaagcacagtggctcacacctgtaatcccagcactttgggaggccaagacaggtggatcacttgaggccaggagttggagaccagcctggccaacatggtgaaaccttgtctgtagtaaaaatacaaaaattagctggacatggtggcacatgcctgtagtcccagctatttgggaggctgaggcaggagaatagcttgaacccagtaggtggaggttgcagtgagccgagattgcgccgctgcactccagcctgggcgacagagcaagacccaatctcagaaaaaaaaaaaatggaagagagttagggccttgctctgggttaggctttggtttaagggaatgttgttGCTGGTTTGTTCTTCTGTCTAGACCACTCCaagtttctccatatcagcaacacattgttttgctttctaatcttttttttggtGTTTACTACAGTAGCGCTTTTAATTTCCATTGCATTCACATCTTGGCTAACtctttggcacaagaggcctagtttcagcctatcttggctttctgtattttatttatttagagacagagtctcactctgtcacccaggctggagtgcagtggcacaatcctggctcactgcaacctctgcctcctgggttcaactgattctcctgcttcagcctcctgagcagctgggattaaggcacatgccaccacgcctggctaatttttgtatttttgtagagatggggtttcaccatgttggccaggctggtctggaactcctgacctcaagtaatctgcctgtctcggcctcccaaagtgctaggattacaggtgtaagccaccatgcctggcccctatcTTGGCTTTCGACATGTCTTTTAATGCATTTAATACGTTAATAAGTTATGGCTAATAAAGGTTTAAGTAAATGAGTCAACGAACCACAGTAATTTTCCCTCAGTTTGCTGTGGATATTTTCAGACACTGGATCACTCAAAGCCCTCAGGGAGGGTGTGggaatatgtgtgtgtctgtgtgtgtatacacacacacttaaacaTAAATTGATTTTCTCCTTGTAAACTGATCCTCAATTCAGATTGCTAAAACTGCCTTGATGACTTTCTATTAAAATGAGGATGAAGGGCCATTTCCTATAGCCCCATCTTCTCACTGTTTAAaaggggaattaaaaaaaattcaataagtaAAGTGGTTTAGCAATGTTATTGATAACTTGTTGTATTGCCAAATATAACTGAGATGCATTTATATAACTTATATAGTTTTATAGATATAgtttatttatatagttttatagtttACCTTACTTCTTGGATTTTTCCTCTGTGCTAGATGCTCTGATTACAGAACAGTATAGAGAGGTTTCCATTTTGTCTCTGAGTGGGAGGTTGCTATTTAtggtatttaaaatattgcagacagattttagttttaaaactaaagaattaTCAGTGATGATATTTCAAATGCATTTGAGAAGAAATGGGGCAATTCTCTGATTTTATacaattggaagaaaaaaatccagaCCCCCCATATTCTCAGCTCCTAGGCACTAACTCTACAgaggaaaggaaaacattttcctATCCCTTCCCTGCTGCTTATCCAGTAAGGGAGTAAGTTCTCTCTATACATTTTATATAGGATGTATTTTTAAGTGTtaatatagtattttgttatgaagCATGCTGGCTAGGAATGTGTAGCACTTTTGACTAGGAAGTAACCTTAGTTTTTTTGCCAATGCACatatatttcataaatgtttcgactgggaaaagaaaaggagaggaataTAAGGACTGTATTCAtgagggttctctagagggacagagctaATAGAACAGGTGTATATCAGTGGTAGTTTATTAGAAAGTATTGACTGACACGATCACAAAGTGAAGTCCCACTTGaagtctgcaagctgaggagcaaggaaaccaGTCCAAgctcccaaaacctcaaaagtgggGAAGCCGACAgtacagccttcagtctgtggtcaaaGGTCCAAGAGCCCCAGGCAAACCACTGGcataagtccaagagtccaaagctGAAGAAATTgcagtctgatgtttgagggcaggaatcatccagcacagaagaaagatgaaggccagaagactcagccagtctagtcgtccatgttcttctgcctgcttttattctagcagtgctggcagctgattagaaggtgcccacccagattgaggtgggtctgcctctcccagtccactggctcaaatgttaacctccttccgcaacaccctcacagatacacccagaaacaatactttacatctttcaatccaatcaagttgacactcaatattaaccatcacaagggtAGAACACTAGCAACtgtgaaaagtaaataaaagaatgaagcagTTGGAAACAAAAAACAGCCAGTGAGAAATGAGTAGAATGCAGACGGTCCAGGGTATGttatttgttgttgctttttgggttttgttttgttttgttttgagatgaagtcttgctttgtcacccaggctggagtgcagtggcgtgatcttggctcactgcaacctccgcctcccaggttcaagcaattctcctgcctcagcctccagagtagctgggactacatgtgagtgccaccacgcctggctgattttttgtaattttagtagagatggcgtttcaccatattggccaggctggccttgaactcctgagctcaggtgatctgtccaccgtggcctcccaaattgctgggattataggtgtgagccaccgcaccaggctggCCCAGGGTATGTTAAAAGCAGGGATGCCAAGTGTAATCATCTGAGTATGCCCCCATACACCCAGGGGCAGAATCACCAAATCAGTCCCTCCAGAGAATTGCAAGCACAGTCATATTATTTGTGGGGTGGGAGTGGAGTGGGGGtggcttccttctcctcttcaaGGTTGTATAAGTGTCCctaggtgggcacagtggctcacgcctgtaatcccagcactttgggaggccgaggcgggtggatcacctgaggtcaggagttcaagaccagcctagccaacatgatgaaaccctgtctctactaaaaatacaaaaattaaccggccgtggtggcacgtgcctgtaatcctagctacttgggaggctgaggcaggagaattgcttgaacctggggggacagaggttgcagtgagctaagatgccacttcactccagcctaggcaaaaaagcgagactccgtctcaaaaaaaaaagaaaaaaaaagtccctacACAATCTAGAAATATGGGGGAGGGCTTCTGGTCTGCCATTAATCACTGCTGGGCATAGTCATCCAAGCCTGCTTGGCCCATTCAAAGGCTGGTGGCTGCCTTCTCCATACCAGGCTTGGTACAGGGATCTTGTGCTGTGGCTCTTGGTGGGTTGAGTTGTGTATCTCCCCCAAAAAGATATTTTGTGGCACTAAATCctggtacctcagaatgtgactgtatttactGGAATAGGGTGGGCCCCTAACACAATCTGACTGGGGTCCTATTGCAGTCACATGCACACCTGCTGTGTGACAGACACTCGGGGAGAACACCGTGACTACAAAGGCGGAGAAGGGAGTTGTGCGCCTGCAAACCAAGGAATGCCAGAGATTGCTGGCATGCCATCAGAAGCTAGGACGGAGCAAAGGATTCCCTTTCAGATTTCAGAGCGAGCAGGGCTCTGCTGGCATTTTTGGagttctagcctccagaactatgagatgtcacatttctgttgttttaagtcacgcAGTTTGTGGTACAGCAGCCCTAGACAACTAATTACAACTTTCAAAGTTGTGGATCTTGGCATTTAGCCCCCAGGAATCCCTACCCTAACCCCTGGAAGGCGATTCTACCAGGGATTCTGCCTGGCATGAGGTACAAATGGGCCATACTCCCTCTTTAAGCTAAAGTCTGGGTCCTCTTCCCCTCCACTTCAGAGGTGGTCCAGCTTAAAGCCCCCTCAAAGGACGTGAGTCACAATAACTGTTTACTACCCTGGTGGAGTAAGAGGAGTAAAAAAAGAAGTGGGACCTTAAAAACACAATACCGGCCTCTCTTTCTTGGATTGGTTGGAGGGACAGAGAAACTATTCTTTCCTGATGAGGCCGCAGTAATTCAAGAAACATCAAGAAATAGCCcactggtttgtttttttttcttaataacttACCCTGTCATGTTACCCAGTGTGCAATTGTTCCCTGTCCTGTGCTGTCTTAAGCACAATCTCAGTCACCCAGACCTTCAGTGAGAGGCTGGCAGGAGAAACTGGGGGCATCAGGAACACAGCAGTACAGGGAGGTGTGGCCTCCTATCACTGTCCTGTAGACTGTGGCCAGCGTGGTGACATCAGTATCCTACTGAAGGGACACGGACAGAGCTGTAAGCTGCAGAGGGGCAAGGGGGACACGTGCGTCGGCAACTAACCCACACACTGTCCTGCAACAAACCCCCTTCCCAAACTTGCTAGTGAATGGCGACCCTTAGCAGGAAGAAGAAGGTATCCATTTGGGTTACAGTTACATTTTACAATAGACAGGGGACTCTGAGAGACTGTATGCTGAATAGTTAGTGAGAGATTTGGGCTGGAATGGTGGCTGACACATgcgtgatcccagcactttgggaggctgaggcgggtggatcactgcaggtcaagagtttgagaccagcctgcccaacatggcgaaaccccatctctactaaaaatacaaaaattagccgggcgtggtgggcacctgtaattccagctacttgggaggctgaggcaggagagtggcttgaacctgggaggggaaagttgcagtgagcccagatcacgccactgcactccagcctgggtgaccaagcaagactgtctcaaaaaaaaaaaaaaaaaaaaaaaaaaagaaaggaagaaaaagaaaagctgtgaGATACATGTTTAAGGAATAAAGCTGTCCTCAAAGAGCCTGATCTCCACTTTTCCAAGAACTGGAAATAAATTACATAATACAAGAGGACTgaaccaataataataattttcctaaatataaaagatgatgaaacttttgaatgtatttgctagaattcagccaggcacggtggctcgcacctgtaatcccagcactttgggaggtcgaggcaggtggatcacttgaggtcaggagtttgagaccaacctggccaacatggtgaaacccagtctctactaaaaaaatacaaaaattagccaggcatggtggtgggcgctacttgggaggctgaggcaggagaatcgcttgaacccagcagacggaggttgcagtgagccaagatggcgccactgcactccagcctgggtgacaaagcgagactccatcccaataaaataaaataaaatccatgaaATCATAGCCCTTGGTCTTTAAAAGGAGTACGCTGTAAACTGGAGGACTGAGAACCAAGGAGTTACTATCTTGCTTACAACAGGGTGTTTAATCTCCATGTAAttatgaatctaaaataaatacctTGCAGTACATGAATACAAGCATAATCTTCCTAAACTTAAGACGAAACAAAACCTTAAGAGAAcaagatctttttcttttttttttttggtttgcagTCAGATCAGTTGTTTCTCAGaaaatatacactttaaaaaattcattgaacTTTCAGTACTCTATCCCTAGGCTAGTGCCTCCTTCATCTGACAATACCCCTACTCCCCGCACCCCCACCTACCACCCTCAGCTAGTCAGACTGCCCAGCCAGGGACCCATCTCTGAAATTTGCTTTAATTCGTCTacatcaggccaggtgtggtgactcacacctgtaatcccagcaccctgggaggctgaggcaggtggatcacttgaggtcagcagttcgagaccagcctggccaacatggtgaaaccccatctctactaaacatacaaaacaaaacaaaacaaaaatagctggtggtgcatgcctgtaatcccagctactcaggaagctgaggcacgagaatcacttgaaccctggaagtggaggctgcagtaagccaagatcatgccactgcactccagcctgggcaacagagcaagactccatctcaaaaaataaaaattcatctaCATCAAAATTTACACATCCAGTCTGAAATCGTTTGCCTTAAAATATCTCAGAGAGGGAACAATTTGTAAGGGGATAAATTAAACAAAGTGAATAACTGTTGATAAACATTGACAACCATTAaatttgggtgatggatacatGGGGACACACAGTATACTGTTCTACCtttctgtattttgaaaattttcataataaaagcttaattaacaataaaaaatgacatttcTGATCTCTTTCCACAAGAGATTGCATAAGGCCAAGTGGCAATGAATATGTAAAACACAATTAGCATAGTCTCATAAGATACACAAATTCACTTGCACCTTAATACCTTAAACTGTAACAGGTGTGCATCTAGAGGGCCAACTCAGCATGCCTCTAATGTGAGCAGAATTGTAAAGTTCAGTGGGGAAAACTTGGAGAAAAGAAAGTTTTCTGAGAATGCTTAAATTAAATCATGATACATAGGTCTTAAACTCGTTCTGAGTGTGCCCTAAAAATGTTTCTAGTAGAAAAATAGGATATGTCTTATGCTTCAATTACTGGAATAGCTATGACATTTCACGCCTAAGCATCTTTCCAGTGACCTGACTCTGGAGTGGTGACTTGGTTCCCTTGACCGACTACAGAGGGGGTGGTGTGGAGGTGGGTAGGGGGCTGGATTTGCAGGGAATCAACGGCCCCTCATTTGCCCATCGGTGATCATGCCTGTCAGGCTGCTACACGACAGAAGAGGCAGCTTTGCTTTGGCAGAACATCTGAAAATGTCAGTCTTATTCTTTTCTGAAACTATTTTtgccttttacattttaattattttaaattttggaaagtaTCTGAACACGGTGAGAatctttattctgttattttggCACTGGCTGTACTCATAGATTGATTCGCATTTCTAGTCAAttcttttcagattttctcaATAAAACCCGAATACAAATAATCTGGAGTGTTCTATTAATTGTGAAaagttagtgatgttgagcatttttttcatatacaaatgttggccatttgtatatcttcttttgagacttGTCTATTCATGTCGTTAGCTCACTTTTTggtgggattgtttttttcttaccgaTTTgcttgagtttgttgtagattctggatattagtcctttgtcagatttaTAGATTaagaagattttctcccactctgtgggctgTCTGTTTACCAtactgactgttccttttgccatgcaaaaactctttagtttaattaggtcccagctatttatctttgtttttattgcatttgcttttgggttctcggtcatgaaatccttgcccaagCCAACGTctggaagggtttttccaatgttatcttctagagtttttatagttttaggtcttaggtttaagtccttaatccatcttgagttgatttttgtataaggtgagagatgaggatccagtttcattctcctatatgtggcttgccagttatcccagcatcatttcttgaatagggtgtcctttcctcacttaatgtttttgtttgttttgtcaaagatcagttgactgtaagcatttaggtttatttctgagttctttattctgttccattggtttatgtgcttatttttattccagtaccatgctgttttggtaactatggccTTTAGAGTTTGaaatcagggccaggtgcagtggctcatgcctgtaatcccagcactttaggaggccaaggcgggtggatcatgaggtcaggagttcgagaccagcctggccaacatggtgaaaccccatctctctaaaaatacaaaaaaaatagccaggcattgtggcaggtgcctgtaatcccaggcactcaggaagctgaggcaggagaatcccttgaacctgggaggcagaggttgcactgagctgagaccacgctactgcactccaagctgggcaacagagagcaagacaccatctcaaaaaagaaagagagagagagagaaaggaaagaaagaaagagagacagagagaagaaagaaagaaagaaagaaagaaagaaagaaagaaagaaagaagaaagaaagaaaaaaagaaagaaagaagaaagaaagaaagaaagaaagaagaaagaaagaagaaagaaagaaagaaagaagaaagaaagaaagaaagaaagaaagaaagaaagaaagaaagaaagaaagaaagaaagaaagaaatcaggtagtgtgatacctccagaagtgttatttttgcttagtcttgctttggctgtgtgggctcttttttggttacacataaattttagaattgttttttctaattctatgaagaatgatggCAGTAtgttgattgggattgcattgaatttgtagattgctttgggcagtatggtcattttcacaatattgattctgctcatccatgagcatgggatgtgtttccatttgtttgcgtcatctatgatttctttcagcagtgttttgtagttttccttgtagaggtctttcaactccttgataagatatattcctaagtattttattttattttttgcagctattgtgaaagttgttgagttcttgatttgattctctgcttggtcgctgttgatgtatagaagagctattgatttgtgtacattaatcctGTATccagaaattttgcagaattcttttttttttttttctttttttaaattttattattattatactttaagttttagggtacatgtgcacaacatgcaggtttgttacatatgtatacatgtgccatgttggtgtgctgcacccattaacttgtcatttagcattaggtatatctcctaatgccatccctccccccttcccccaccccacaacagtctccggtgtgtgatgttccccttcctgtgtccatgtgttctcattgttcaattcccacctatgagtgagaacatgtggtatttgataaatgtccaacaacaatagtctggattaagaaaatgtggcacatatacaccatggaatactatgcagccataaaaatgatgagttcatgtcctttgtaggacatggatgaaactggaaaccatcattctcagcaaactattgcaaggacaaaaatgcagaattcttttatcagttctaggagctttccagaggagtctttagagttttcaagGTAAAGGATCATGTTGTCAgtagtgacagtttgacttcgtctttgccaatttggatgccctttatttctttctcttgtctggttgctctggctaggacttccagtactatgttgaaggagcatggtgaaagtgggcatccttgtcttcttccagatcttagagagaatgctttcaacttttcccattcagtattatgttggctgtgggtttgtcatagatggcttttattacattaacgTATGTCCCTTGTATTCCGATTTTGCtgaagttttaatcataaagcgatgctggattttgtcgaatggtttttctgcatctattgagatgatcatgcgatttttgtttttgattctgtttatgtggtgtatcacatttattgacatgtgtatgttaaaccattcctgcatccctggtatgcaactcatttgatcatggtggattatctttttgatatgttgttagattcggttagctagtattttgttaagggttttagcatctatgttcatcagcaatattggtctgtagttttcttttttggttatgtccttccctggttttggtattagatgatgctggcttcatagaacaaattagggagggttccttctttctctttcttgtggaatagtgtcaaaaggattggtatcaattcttgtttgaatgtctggtagagttctgctgtgaatctgtctggtcctggactttctttttttggtaactttttaattactatttcaatcttgccacttgttattggtctgttcagggtatctaattcttcctgatttaagctaggagggttgtatttttccaggaatttatccatcttttctaggttttctatttATGTGTATAAAGATACTCATAGTAGCCTTGAacgatcttttgtatttcagtgttgtcagttgtaatatctcatgtttcatttcttagtgaggttatttggattttctttcttcttttcttggttaatctcgctAATGGTTGGCACTCCCCACTGGCCGCAGCCTGACACGTCGCGCGGCCCCCCAGTCTCCCACGGCCGCTCCCCCAGGCATGGCACAGGGCCTCGCCTCACTATGGCAGCAGCGCGGCACAGCACGCTTGACTTCATGCTCAGCGCCAAAACTGATGGTGAGACCATTCTAAAAGGCCTGCAGTCCATTTCCCAGGAGCAGGGGATGGCGGAGTCGGTGCACACCTGGCAGGACCATGGCTATTTAGCAACCTACACAAAGAAGAACGGCAGCTTTGCCAATTTGAGAATTTACCCACGTGGATTGGTGTTGCTGGACCTTCAGAGTTATGATGGTGATGCACAAGACAAAGAAGAGATCGACAGTATTTTGaacaaagtagaagaaagaatgaaagaattgaGTCAGGACAGTACTGGGCGGGTGAAACGATTACCACCCATAGTGCAAGGAGGAGCCATTGACAGATATTGGCCCACCACTGATGGGCGCCTGGTTGAATATGACATAGATGAAGTGGTATATGACGAAGATTCAccttatcaaaatataaaaattctacacttgaagcagtttggaaatattctCATCCTTAGTGGGGATGTTAATTTGGCAGACAGTGATTTGGCATATACCCGGGCCATCATGGGCAGTGGCAAAGAAGATTACATTGGCAAAGATGTACTCATTCTGGGAGGTGAAAATGGAGGCATATTGTGTGAAATAGTCAAACTAAAACCAAAGATGGTCACTATGGTAGAGACTGACCAAATGGTGATTGATGGGTGTAAGAAATACATGCGAAAAACGTGTGGCGATGTCTTAGACAATCTTAAAGGAGACTGCTCTCAGGTTCTAATAGAAGACTGT is part of the Symphalangus syndactylus isolate Jambi chromosome 2, NHGRI_mSymSyn1-v2.1_pri, whole genome shotgun sequence genome and harbors:
- the LOC129462788 gene encoding LOW QUALITY PROTEIN: spermine synthase-like (The sequence of the model RefSeq protein was modified relative to this genomic sequence to represent the inferred CDS: inserted 1 base in 1 codon), with the translated sequence MAAARHSTLDFMLSAKTDGETILKGLQSISQEQGMAESVHTWQDHGYLATYTKKNGSFANLRIYPRGLVLLDLQSYDGDAQDKEEIDSILNKVEERMKELSQDSTGRVKRLPPIVQGGAIDRYWPTTDGRLVEYDIDEVVYDEDSPYQNIKILHLKQFGNILILSGDVNLADSDLAYTRAIMGSGKEDYIGKDVLILGGENGGILCEIVKLKPKMVTMVETDQMVIDGCKKYMRKTCGDVLDNLKGDCSQVLIEDCILELKRYAKEGREFDYVINDLTAVPISTSPEEDSTWEFLRLILDLSMKVLKQDGKYFTXGNCVNLTEVLPLYEEQLGCLYCLVGFSKEILCVPSYLELWVFYTVWKKAKP